In Spinacia oleracea cultivar Varoflay chromosome 5, BTI_SOV_V1, whole genome shotgun sequence, a single window of DNA contains:
- the LOC110796431 gene encoding uncharacterized protein: MGDSIQISQNLICQIIDDNDKSKKKPKKTKPKVPRESQKSQKKVPQKQQLPDESKAQKETPSAGWPLQPPFFMPVVPPSTNPELEAIRSVLKESEAVLEKMQKHEENMLKQVTQRSKELHEKEFKLPQQKSIVCQSEREACSACYKEHTKDSLKCANLVRSYQDCVRKAKNLGKLL; the protein is encoded by the coding sequence ATGGGTGACAGTATTCAAATCAGTCAAAACTTAATATGTCAGATTATCGATGACAATGACAAGTCAAAGAAAAAGCCGAAGAAAACTAAGCCAAAGGTACCAAGGGAGTCTCAGAAGTCGCAGAAGAAGGtacctcagaagcagcaacTTCCTGACGAGTCTAAAGCTCAAAAAGAAACTCCATCAGCTGGATGGCCTCTTCAACCTCCATTCTTTATGCCCGTCGTGCCTCCGTCCACAAATCCAGAACTGGAAGCAATTCGATCTGTTTTAAAGGAGAGTGAAGCTGTTTTGGAGAAAATGCAGAAACACGAAGAGAACATGCTGAAACAAGTGACACAGAGATCAAAGGAACTACATGAGAAAGAATTCAAGCTTCCTCAGCAGAAATCTATTGTCTGTCAGTCTGAGAGAGAGGCATGTTCGGCATGTTACAAAGAGCACACCAAAGATTCACTCAAATGCGCTAATTTGGTCCGAAGTTATCAAGATTGTGTTCGGAAAGCAAAAAACCTAGGGAAATTGCTCTAG
- the LOC130462063 gene encoding uncharacterized protein — MSHQIQNQKMGKREEEGEQTVDSAMSVSPEDLFLDDYREVRFDEEGRQLGPSRYYSEQFWHSVTAELNQRVGAVGLNHLQMQQYIKLTSDAGSGTSSSSERSGSGYQSDMSDPNVKLTEILGHLYDLVRWTLSLGDGCGPGPYLTV; from the exons ATGAgtcatcaaattcaaaatcaaaagatgggAAAAAGAGAGGAGGAAGGAGAGCAAACCGTTGATTCAGCTATGTCTGTCTCGCCGGAGGACCTTTTTCTCGATGATTATCGT GAAGTTCGTTTTGACGAGGAAGGGAGACAACTTGGACCATCAAGATATTATTCGGAACAATTCTGGCATAGTGTGACTGCAGAATTGAACCAACGAGTTGGGGCTGTTGGGCTTAATCATCTCCAAATGCAGCAGTATATCAAGCTTACTTCTGATGCTGG AAGTGGTACATCGAGTAGCTCTGAACGTAGTGGATCCGGATATCAGTCGGATATGTCGGATCCTAATGTGAAATTGACAGAAATCTTGGGTCACTTATACGATCTTGTTAGGTGGACTCTCTCTCTTGGTGACGGGTGCGGTCCAGGCCCGTATTTAACAGTGTGA